Below is a genomic region from Candidatus Neomarinimicrobiota bacterium.
AATCCCCCCTCACGTCAATCTGTCGCGCTGAGAACCGACCCTGGCCGGGGCTGGTTTTTCAAAAGTATGAAAAGTACGACTCATTACTTCCTGTTGTCGGATAAGCAGCGCTTTGGACCCACCGGGATTAAAGACCATTCCGGTGACAAAATAGATGCGATTCTGCTCCCGGTCCCGGAAGACATAGGTGAAGAAGGGCCCGCCAGCGATTTCCTGGCGGTGCGCCCATACACCCCTCAAAATGAAAAGGGTGTGGCCGTTTTGATCGCCCAGCTCCGTACTGCGGAAGAAAGAATCAATATAAACGCTGGTGAAGAGCGAATCGGCAATATACTCCATGCGCTGCCAGGACCATTCGGGTCTGATGGTCACTGTATCGGCCTGGTCCATCCAGTGCACGGACAGCCAGCGGTAGGGAAAGCCCCGTCCTAACCAGACGAAATTTTTCCGTGGCTGCTCCCTAATAGGCATGTAATCATGCTGGATGCGTAGTCGCCAGCCGTACTTATTTTCGAGTTCCCCGGCCAGCGTGCGCTTGTCGCGGCGCTTGTACATAGTCTGATACTGCCGCACCCGCAGCTGCTGCTCAAAGCGGTCAAAAATCCAGGCGCGCAGGCGGGACAATTCCTTCTGGGCATGGATAGCGTCCAGGGCCGTGAGTCCCATGAATATCTGTCCCCTTGCCAGATAGTCGCCGGCGACAAATATGGAATTCCCGCCGTGCATAGCTGCGGTTACCCGCTCCGGGCCCAGAATTCGGCGGACAAGGATATCGCCCGTGGAGTCGGCCGGATTAGACAGCGAGGCGATCACCAGGT
It encodes:
- a CDS encoding DUF4837 family protein, which codes for MKLFSSLSNTRRVFRFWIPLFVGGLLLIRCDHKPSVIGAEDTLVILVSEEDRPLLEPLLLDVFGRSMATPAPEPYFQIIWATPMDFDTFKRYKNLVIASLSNPADSTGDILVRRILGPERVTAAMHGGNSIFVAGDYLARGQIFMGLTALDAIHAQKELSRLRAWIFDRFEQQLRVRQYQTMYKRRDKRTLAGELENKYGWRLRIQHDYMPIREQPRKNFVWLGRGFPYRWLSVHWMDQADTVTIRPEWSWQRMEYIADSLFTSVYIDSFFRSTELGDQNGHTLFILRGVWAHRQEIAGGPFFTYVFRDREQNRIYFVTGMVFNPGGSKALLIRQQEVMSRTFHTFEKPAPARVGSQRDRLT